In Pseudomonas flavescens, the sequence CAAGGCGTTCGGCGAGCGCACCGCGCGGGTCATCTCGATGGCGGCCAACCAGTTCAACTATGGGCTGCGCGCCTACTATTTCGGCATGGCGACGCTGGCCTGGTTCATCAACCCTTGGTTCTTCATGATGGTCACCGCCGGTGTGGTGGTGGTGCTGTACCGACGCGAATTCCATTCCGATGTGCTGGAAGTAATGGTGTACACACAAACGCCGACGTTCGAGCCGGCCAAGGAGAAAACCGAATGAGTATTCCGTTCTGGTGCATTTTCATCAGCGCCCTGCTGATTTTCGTGGCGAAGGCGCCGCTGGCCAAGGCGATGAAGGAGGAGGGTGGGCGCTACGACAACCATCATCCCCGTGCACAACAGGCGCGTCTTACCGGATTCGGTGCGCGTGCACTAGCCGCTCATCAGAATAGCTTCGAAGCGTTTCCGTTGTTCGCCGTCGGGGTCTTGATGGCGCACGTCACCCAGAGTAGCGGCTGGCTGGTGGACTGGCTGGCGGTGATCTTCGTGGTCGCGCGGGTGCTCTATCTGCTTTTCTACTGGGCAGACCTGCACTGGCAACGCAGTCTTGTATGGGCGATCGGGATGGGTTGCACGCTGCTGTTGATGCTCACGCCAGCGTTGCGGTGAACCGGGGGGAGGGGCGCGTTACCCGCAGCAGGCTGCGGGTAACGTGAAGATGACCGCTTATTGCTGTTTCTGAGTCGGCGCAGCCGGTGCAGCTGGGTCCGCAGGGGCTGCCGGCTCGGCAGGTGCGGTAGTGGCTGGCGGAGTCTGAGCCTCTTCCTGTTGCTCTTCGGCGCGCTCCTGAGCGGCCTCAGTTTCTTTCTGAGCAGCTTCGTTGCTCTCCTCAGCGGCGTCGTTCATCGACTCCTGAGCTTCGGTACGCGCTTCTTGAGCGTCTTCCGCTTTGTTTTCGGACGGCTTGTCACAGGCCGCAAGGCCCAGCGTGGCAGCGAGCATGAAGGCGTAAGCGACTGACTTTTGCATGGGGGTGTTTCTCCTTATGGGTAAATACCATTACGGTTTTTCGAGGCGTCAAAGTGGATATAAGTTCATTCCCTTTCTACTCGATGCCCGATAACGCACGGTGTGCACCCTTGAAAGCACCAATTCAGGGCCTGTCACAAAATCGGAAAATTCTCGACTTCTCGATGGAATGAGCACGCTTCGATGATTATCGTGACGCTCACTCCTGCGGTGCGCGCTGGAAAGTGATCGCATCCCATGCCGATCCTGGCAACTGATCTAAGGAAACTGAATGGACGCGTTGTTGATCCTGGGCGGCCTGCTGCTGATACTCGTCGGCCTGGTGTTGCTGGTAATGCGTGGTTTCGCCACCAGCCTGCTATGGGGGTGGGCATGCTTGTTGCCCCCGCTGACGCTGCTGTTCATCGTGCGCCACTGGCGTCGTGCCAGGCATGCGCTGGCCTGCTGCGCGCTGGGCATGATCCCGCTGGTGGTCGGTCTGGCGGTGATGGCAGGTCAGGATCCGCAACGCCTGGAGGCCATCATCGGGCTCGAGTGGCTAAAGCCCGAGAAGCCAGCGCCAGGCGAATTGCACATCCAGCTGCACGGCCAGCTCAACGGTGAGCCGTTCGTGCCTCAGGAGGGAGAACTGATCGACGGCGTGCTCAGCCTGCGTGAAGGCCAGGACTTCTTCGCCCGTCGCGAGCTGATCATTCGTGGCCTGCCGCTGTCTGCCGATGGCCTGCGCCTCGATGTGTTGCCGGAGGACCAGGGACAGTTGCCGGAAATCGAGTTCAACTGGCTGCTGCCGGATCAGGATCTGCCCGAGGCACGTCAGCTCAAGGGAGGCTATACCCTGCACCTGGATCTGCAACCCGAGGCACCCAACCGCCTGGTGGGTGAATTCCATCTGGTTCTGCCACCGCAGTTCGAGACCACCCTGAGCGGCAAGGTCGAGGTGTTTCGCAACGGCCTGCGTTATCACGAGGGCAGGGTGGATCGCACCGTCGACTCTCGCGACACCCTGGCCTACGTCCTCACCGACCACCTGCAGCGGCGCTTTTCCACCCGCGACGTTCAGCTTTCGCCACTACCGGCTACCGGCGTGACCGGCAGCAACCTGATGCTCGACGTGAGCGCTCGTATCGATGGCCGCGAACAGCGTTTGCCGGTCAGCCTGAGCAAGCACGCCGAGCGGGGCTGGCGTGTCGACGATGACCGCTTCGCCGAATTGCCGGCCGCGGCCCCGCCAGCGCCGGCTGCCGTTCCGGCTCAGCCCGCTGCGCCGCAGCAGCCACAACCTGTGCAGGACCCCCGCAGGGACTTTTCCCTGGTGCGCCTGCTCAGCGAACCGCAACGCTACGTCAACCAGCCGTTGCGGGTGTTCAGCGAAAAGGGCAGCTCGATTCAGGGGCAGTTCGCCGGGCTCGAGCAGGGGCAGGTCATTCTCAGGCAGCGCCTCAACGGCTCGGGC encodes:
- a CDS encoding MAPEG family protein, producing MSIPFWCIFISALLIFVAKAPLAKAMKEEGGRYDNHHPRAQQARLTGFGARALAAHQNSFEAFPLFAVGVLMAHVTQSSGWLVDWLAVIFVVARVLYLLFYWADLHWQRSLVWAIGMGCTLLLMLTPALR
- a CDS encoding MFS transporter; this encodes MDALLILGGLLLILVGLVLLVMRGFATSLLWGWACLLPPLTLLFIVRHWRRARHALACCALGMIPLVVGLAVMAGQDPQRLEAIIGLEWLKPEKPAPGELHIQLHGQLNGEPFVPQEGELIDGVLSLREGQDFFARRELIIRGLPLSADGLRLDVLPEDQGQLPEIEFNWLLPDQDLPEARQLKGGYTLHLDLQPEAPNRLVGEFHLVLPPQFETTLSGKVEVFRNGLRYHEGRVDRTVDSRDTLAYVLTDHLQRRFSTRDVQLSPLPATGVTGSNLMLDVSARIDGREQRLPVSLSKHAERGWRVDDDRFAELPAAAPPAPAAVPAQPAAPQQPQPVQDPRRDFSLVRLLSEPQRYVNQPLRVFSEKGSSIQGQFAGLEQGQVILRQRLNGSGEARFAMPEADIVHVELLDE